In one Bradyrhizobium cosmicum genomic region, the following are encoded:
- a CDS encoding SDR family oxidoreductase, whose product MNFDLELRGRRVLVTGGTKGVGAAVVEILHQAGALVVTTARSVPATSAPGVSYIAADLTTGEGCALVAKGVLDLLGGIDIVVNVVGGSSTPAGGFAVIDDDAWEREINLNLMPAVRLDRALLPTMIAQGSGVIIHVTSIQHQLPLPQSTTAYAAAKAALSTYSKSLSKEVTPKGVRVVRVSPGWVETEAAVHFVERLAAEAGTDYESGKAMVMQGLGGIPLGRPASPREVANLIAFLASPRASAITGTEYVIDGGTVPTA is encoded by the coding sequence ATGAATTTCGATCTCGAACTGCGCGGCCGTCGTGTTCTCGTCACGGGCGGCACGAAAGGCGTCGGCGCTGCCGTAGTCGAAATCCTGCACCAGGCCGGCGCGCTCGTCGTGACGACGGCGCGCTCCGTCCCGGCGACGTCTGCGCCCGGCGTCAGCTACATTGCCGCAGATCTGACCACAGGCGAAGGCTGTGCGCTTGTCGCCAAAGGCGTTCTCGATCTGCTCGGTGGCATCGATATCGTCGTCAACGTCGTCGGCGGTTCGAGCACGCCGGCAGGTGGTTTTGCCGTCATTGACGACGATGCATGGGAGCGAGAGATAAATCTCAACCTCATGCCGGCGGTTCGGCTCGATCGCGCGCTGCTGCCAACGATGATCGCGCAAGGCTCCGGTGTCATCATCCATGTGACATCGATCCAACATCAGCTGCCGCTTCCGCAATCGACGACCGCGTATGCGGCCGCGAAGGCGGCACTCTCCACCTACAGCAAGAGTCTCTCGAAGGAGGTGACTCCAAAGGGAGTCCGCGTCGTTCGCGTTTCGCCAGGCTGGGTCGAGACCGAAGCTGCCGTCCATTTCGTTGAGCGTCTCGCCGCAGAGGCCGGCACGGACTACGAAAGCGGCAAAGCGATGGTCATGCAGGGGCTCGGCGGCATCCCGCTCGGTCGACCGGCGAGCCCGCGCGAGGTTGCCAACCTCATCGCGTTCCTCGCGTCGCCACGTGCCAGCGCCATCACGGGCACCGAATATGTCATTGATGGTGGAACGGTGCCGACGGCCTGA
- a CDS encoding nuclear transport factor 2 family protein, producing the protein MSVTLPQPIAAYFAADRTERASIADCFTEGAVVKDEGKTHTGREAIRRWKAEASTKYTYSSEPFAVVEDTERTIVTSRVTGNFPGSPVDLRYSFILEGDKIAHLEIGA; encoded by the coding sequence ATGTCCGTCACCTTGCCACAGCCTATTGCCGCCTATTTTGCCGCCGACCGCACGGAGCGCGCCAGCATTGCGGACTGCTTCACCGAGGGCGCCGTCGTGAAAGATGAGGGAAAGACCCACACCGGCCGCGAGGCGATCCGTCGCTGGAAGGCGGAAGCGTCCACCAAATACACCTATAGCAGCGAACCCTTCGCCGTCGTGGAGGACACGGAGAGGACGATCGTGACAAGCCGCGTCACAGGTAACTTCCCCGGCAGTCCGGTCGACCTGCGCTACAGCTTCATTCTTGAAGGCGACAAGATCGCCCACCTGGAGATCGGGGCATGA